One window of the Balaenoptera ricei isolate mBalRic1 chromosome X, mBalRic1.hap2, whole genome shotgun sequence genome contains the following:
- the LOC132357392 gene encoding protein tyrosine phosphatase type IVA 1-like, producing the protein MARMNRPAPVEVTYKNMRFLNPTNATLNKFIEELKKHGFTTIARICEATYDTTLVEKESIHVLNWPFDDGAPPSNQTVDDWLSLLKINFHEDPGCCIAVHCVAGLGRGPVLVALALIEGGMKHEDAVQLLRQKQRGAFNSKQLFYLEEYRPKMRLCFKNSNGHRNNCCFQ; encoded by the coding sequence ATGGCTCGAATGAACCGCCCAGCTCCTGTGGAAGTCACTTATAAGAACATGAGATTTCTTAATCCAACCAATGCGACCTTAAACAAATTTATAGAGGAACTTAAGAAGCATGGATTTACCACAATAGCAAGAATATGTGAAGCAACTTATGACACTACTCTTGTGGAGAAAGAAAGCATCCATGTTCTCAATTGGCCTTTTGATGATGGCGCACCACCATCTAACCAGACTGTTGATGATTGGTTAAGTCTCCTGAAAATTAACTTCCATGAAGACCCTGGTTGTTGTATTGCCGTTCATTGTGTTGCAGGCCTTGGGAGAGGTCCAGTGCTTGTCGCCCTAGCATtaattgaaggtggaatgaaacATGAAGATGCAGTACAGTTGCTAAGACAAAAGCAGCGTGGAGCTTTCAACAGCAAGCAACTTTTTTATTTGGAGGAGTATCGTCCTAAAATGCGGCTGTGCTTCAAAAACTCCAATGGTCATAGGAACAACTGTTgctttcaataa